One genomic region from Paroceanicella profunda encodes:
- a CDS encoding ABC transporter permease, with protein MIRRLTGEGGALVLLACLGALLLLVPLGRLALTGLAPGGVPDAGPLIEALGAGSTRRALVNSLVSAGASSVLATLAGGLIALAIGLTDIRGRGVLTFLVLLPMMIPPHVTAIAWIQATGPASPLLLLLGLAPAPGSENPLYSAGGVIALLSVQNTGLTFLVVRTGLRALPRDMSEAARVFGAGPGRMLSRVVLPLVAPSLIAALALAFVSGLGNFGIPALLGIPARFTTLPVLIWRRLTSFGPGMLPDVAVLAVIIGAVALLAVLAQRRAQARAGVSLTGAPQPALALRLGGARPFAEAALWAWVAATLALPLAALVSTALVPAYGVRLSADTATLESFREVLFVQEAPLRAFANSTLLAGVAAALLAATAVLAGYFASRPARLPRAVAGGLSTLADLAYAIPGLVISIAMILVFLRPLPVLGVSLYGTGGIILAAYLTAFMAIALKPVAAAYARLDPALDDAARTSGAGFSRRMRRILGPLTAPAAASGAILVFLTAYNEVTVSALLWSTGNETIGTAIFNYEDSGATPLAAAMSVITVLATLCLMLLLDRLGRRAPPGVVPWRD; from the coding sequence GTGATCCGCCGGCTGACGGGCGAGGGCGGTGCCCTCGTCCTGCTCGCCTGCCTCGGCGCGCTCCTGCTGCTGGTGCCGCTGGGGCGCCTGGCGCTGACCGGGCTCGCGCCCGGCGGCGTGCCGGACGCGGGCCCGCTGATCGAGGCGCTGGGCGCCGGCTCCACCCGGCGCGCGCTGGTCAACAGCCTGGTCTCGGCCGGGGCCTCCTCGGTGCTGGCCACGCTGGCGGGCGGGCTGATCGCGCTGGCCATCGGACTCACCGACATCCGCGGCCGCGGGGTACTCACCTTCCTCGTGCTGCTGCCGATGATGATCCCGCCGCATGTGACCGCCATCGCCTGGATCCAGGCCACGGGGCCCGCGAGCCCGCTCCTGCTGCTGCTCGGCCTCGCGCCGGCGCCGGGCTCGGAGAACCCGCTCTATTCCGCCGGCGGGGTGATCGCGCTGCTCTCGGTGCAGAACACCGGGCTCACCTTCCTCGTGGTGCGCACCGGGCTGCGCGCCCTGCCGCGCGACATGTCGGAGGCCGCGCGGGTGTTCGGCGCCGGGCCGGGGCGGATGCTCTCCCGCGTGGTGCTGCCGCTGGTCGCGCCCTCGCTGATCGCGGCGCTGGCGCTGGCCTTCGTCTCCGGCCTGGGGAATTTCGGCATTCCGGCGCTGCTGGGCATCCCGGCGCGCTTCACCACACTGCCGGTGCTGATCTGGCGGCGGCTCACCAGCTTCGGGCCGGGCATGCTGCCGGACGTGGCCGTGCTGGCGGTGATCATCGGCGCGGTGGCGCTGCTGGCGGTGCTGGCGCAGCGCCGGGCGCAGGCGCGCGCCGGCGTGTCGCTCACCGGCGCGCCGCAGCCGGCGCTGGCGCTGCGGCTGGGCGGGGCGCGGCCCTTCGCCGAAGCCGCGCTCTGGGCCTGGGTAGCGGCCACGCTGGCGCTGCCGCTGGCCGCCCTCGTCTCCACCGCGCTGGTGCCGGCCTACGGCGTGCGCCTCTCGGCCGACACCGCCACGCTGGAGAGCTTCCGCGAGGTGCTCTTCGTGCAGGAGGCCCCGCTGCGCGCCTTTGCCAATTCCACCCTGCTGGCCGGGGTGGCGGCGGCGCTGCTGGCCGCGACGGCGGTGCTGGCGGGCTATTTCGCCAGCCGCCCGGCCCGGCTGCCGCGCGCGGTGGCCGGCGGGCTCTCCACCCTGGCGGACCTTGCCTACGCCATCCCGGGGCTGGTGATCTCCATCGCGATGATCCTCGTCTTCCTGCGGCCGCTGCCGGTGCTCGGCGTGTCGCTCTACGGCACGGGGGGGATCATCCTCGCCGCCTATCTCACCGCCTTCATGGCCATCGCGCTGAAGCCGGTGGCGGCGGCCTATGCGCGGCTCGACCCCGCGCTCGACGATGCCGCCCGCACCTCCGGCGCCGGGTTCTCGCGGCGGATGCGGCGCATCCTCGGCCCGCTCACCGCGCCGGCGGCGGCCTCGGGCGCGATCCTGGTCTTCCTCACCGCCTATAACGAGGTCACCGTCTCCGCCCTGCTCTGGTCCACCGGCAACGAGACCATCGGCACCGCGATCTTCAACTACGAGGACAGCGGCGCCACCCCGCTCGCCGCCGCGATGTCAGTGATCACCGTGCTCGCAACCCTGTGCCTGATGCTTCTGCTCGATCGGCTGGGCCGCCGCGCCCCGCCCGGCGTGGTGCCCTGGCGGGACTGA
- a CDS encoding ABC transporter substrate-binding protein yields MKTLLSAAALAFSLASAAAAADGNLVLYTSQPNADAQATVDAFTAANPGVEVEWFRDGTTKVMAKLAAEFEAGDPRPDVLLIADSVTMEGLAAEGRLMAYPEADTAGYEDGLMDPEHMWFSTKLITTGIVYNTAAPMAPTSLQDLLKPEAKGQIAMPSPLTSGAAAIHMAAITGAEGLGWDYYQGLADQGTRPTGGNGATYKAVAGGEKLYGFLVDYLAIREAAKGAPVAFVFPGEGVSAVTEPVAILSTARNPEAAKAFVDFLISREGQELAARQGYLPALGDVTPPEGFPARDQIRLLPFDAAAALKNDQADKLRFVEIFGE; encoded by the coding sequence ATGAAAACCCTGCTTTCCGCCGCCGCCCTTGCCTTCAGCCTCGCCTCTGCCGCCGCTGCGGCGGACGGCAATCTGGTGCTCTACACCTCCCAGCCCAATGCCGATGCCCAGGCCACGGTGGATGCCTTCACCGCCGCGAACCCCGGCGTGGAGGTGGAGTGGTTCCGCGACGGCACCACCAAGGTGATGGCCAAGCTCGCCGCCGAGTTCGAGGCCGGGGACCCGCGCCCCGACGTGCTGCTGATCGCGGATTCCGTCACCATGGAGGGCCTCGCCGCCGAGGGCCGGCTGATGGCCTACCCGGAGGCCGACACCGCCGGCTACGAGGACGGGCTGATGGACCCCGAGCACATGTGGTTCTCCACCAAGCTCATCACCACCGGCATCGTCTACAATACCGCGGCGCCCATGGCGCCCACCTCGCTTCAGGACCTGCTGAAGCCGGAGGCGAAGGGGCAGATCGCCATGCCCTCGCCGCTCACCTCCGGTGCCGCGGCCATCCACATGGCGGCGATCACCGGCGCCGAGGGGCTGGGCTGGGACTATTACCAGGGCCTCGCCGACCAGGGCACCCGCCCCACGGGCGGCAACGGCGCCACCTACAAGGCCGTCGCCGGTGGCGAGAAGCTCTACGGCTTCCTGGTGGACTACCTCGCCATCCGCGAGGCCGCGAAGGGCGCCCCGGTGGCGTTCGTCTTCCCCGGGGAGGGGGTCTCGGCGGTCACCGAACCCGTCGCCATCCTTTCCACCGCCCGGAACCCGGAGGCGGCGAAGGCCTTCGTGGACTTCCTGATCTCGCGCGAGGGGCAGGAGCTGGCGGCCCGGCAGGGCTACCTGCCGGCGCTGGGCGACGTGACCCCGCCGGAGGGTTTCCCCGCGCGTGACCAGATCCGCCTGTTGCCCTTCGACGCCGCCGCGGCGCTGAAGAACGACCAGGCCGACAAGCTGCGCTTCGTCGAGATCTTCGGCGAGTGA
- a CDS encoding metallophosphoesterase family protein, producing MTRFVHLTDLHFSASPADDPDLRSDTPATLEAVLDSLDGLSPAPDFVLLTGDLTNHGEAESYAGLRRRLKRLQAPVIAVPGNHDARGAFRSAFLREDASEAPCLSETVLAGAHVIGLDSSWHGHVGGRLEPEQLAFLDAALDRHPGLPKLIAMHHGPALSDAPEAEWESLTRADTARLGQVIGGRPVAGIFTGHIHLDRLAIWLGIPVITTTGLHCTHDPRPGPDLVALSGASVALCALAPELSVTWMPLPSDRREIARIPRALIAGHDATA from the coding sequence ATGACCCGCTTCGTGCATCTCACCGACCTGCATTTCTCCGCCAGCCCGGCGGATGACCCCGACCTGCGTTCCGACACGCCGGCCACGCTGGAGGCGGTGCTCGACAGTCTTGACGGGCTCAGCCCCGCGCCGGATTTCGTGTTGCTGACCGGGGATCTCACCAATCATGGCGAGGCGGAGAGCTATGCCGGGCTGCGGCGGCGGCTGAAGCGCCTGCAGGCGCCGGTGATCGCCGTGCCGGGCAACCATGACGCGCGCGGGGCCTTCCGCTCCGCCTTCCTGCGCGAGGACGCCTCCGAGGCCCCCTGCCTGAGCGAGACGGTGCTGGCCGGGGCGCATGTGATCGGGCTGGACAGTTCCTGGCACGGGCATGTGGGCGGCCGGCTGGAACCGGAGCAGCTCGCCTTCCTCGACGCCGCGTTGGACCGGCATCCGGGCCTGCCCAAGCTCATCGCCATGCACCACGGCCCCGCGCTTTCGGACGCGCCGGAGGCGGAGTGGGAGAGCCTGACGCGCGCCGACACCGCCCGGCTGGGGCAGGTGATCGGCGGGCGCCCGGTGGCGGGCATCTTCACCGGGCACATCCACCTCGACAGGCTGGCGATCTGGCTGGGCATTCCGGTGATCACCACGACGGGCCTGCACTGCACGCATGATCCCCGCCCGGGGCCGGACCTTGTGGCGCTCTCCGGCGCGTCCGTGGCGCTCTGCGCGCTGGCGCCGGAGCTGAGCGTGACCTGGATGCCGCTGCCCTCCGACCGCCGGGAGATCGCCCGCATTCCGCGCGCGCTCATCGCCGGGCATGACGCCACGGCTTGA